The Methanocaldococcus jannaschii DSM 2661 genome has a segment encoding these proteins:
- a CDS encoding nucleotidyltransferase domain-containing protein, translated as MKVRIRDFIETTEGLYFAVNTYAHPKNKFFAFLRYVPYEFVDFKIEDNNIREINGRKYIKMAESKIAYKFLEEKFSKYLYYDETINVLMHAIPKEDVKRILRPKERLNEIINEENNLNELEEKCRKLALILEDYGVPIKSMGVSGSLLLKLNNKNSDIDFVIYGKDMHKKAREALKQAFEDNKLKPLSDDFWKIAYKKRIKDKTLTYEEFVFYEKRKYNRGIVDNTMFDLLFTREWDEITEKYGDKRYKNLGFAKIEGRVLNDDFAFDNPAVYKIECYNDEDIKEVVSFTHTYAGQCFNGEEIVARGKLEEVIDKSGERYKRIVVGTTREAFNEYIKIKR; from the coding sequence ATGAAGGTTAGAATTAGGGACTTTATAGAAACGACTGAAGGTTTATATTTTGCAGTAAATACCTATGCCCATCCAAAAAATAAATTTTTTGCATTTTTAAGATATGTCCCATATGAGTTTGTAGATTTTAAAATAGAAGATAATAACATTAGAGAGATTAATGGAAGAAAGTATATAAAGATGGCTGAAAGCAAAATTGCCTATAAGTTTTTAGAGGAAAAATTTAGCAAATACTTATATTATGATGAAACAATCAATGTTTTAATGCATGCTATTCCAAAAGAAGATGTTAAAAGAATTTTAAGACCAAAAGAAAGATTAAATGAAATTATTAACGAAGAAAATAATTTAAATGAATTAGAAGAAAAATGTAGGAAATTAGCTCTAATATTGGAAGATTATGGAGTTCCAATTAAAAGCATGGGAGTTAGCGGATCTTTATTGTTAAAATTAAACAACAAAAATTCAGATATTGACTTTGTAATTTATGGAAAAGATATGCACAAAAAAGCAAGAGAAGCATTAAAGCAGGCATTTGAAGATAATAAGTTAAAACCACTATCTGATGATTTTTGGAAAATTGCCTATAAAAAAAGGATTAAAGATAAAACTTTAACCTACGAAGAATTTGTATTCTATGAAAAAAGGAAATATAACAGAGGAATTGTGGATAACACAATGTTTGACTTATTATTTACAAGGGAATGGGATGAGATAACTGAAAAATATGGAGATAAGAGATATAAAAACTTAGGATTTGCAAAAATAGAGGGAAGAGTTTTAAATGATGATTTTGCCTTTGATAATCCAGCAGTTTATAAAATAGAGTGCTACAATGATGAAGATATAAAGGAAGTTGTTTCTTTCACTCACACCTATGCTGGGCAGTGCTTTAATGGAGAGGAGATTGTAGCAAGAGGAAAGTTGGAGGAGGTTATTGATAAAAGTGGAGAAAGATATAAGAGGATTGTTGTAGGAACTACAAGAGAGGCGTTTAATGAATACATAAAAATAAAAAGATAA
- a CDS encoding ATP-binding cassette domain-containing protein has translation MYIVETKDLYFRYPDGTAVLKGINFKVKKGEMVSLLGPNGAGKSTLFLHFNGILRPTKGEVLIKGKPIKYDKKSLVEVRKTVGLVFQNPDDQIFAPTVKEDVAFGPLNLGLPKEEVEKRVKEALKAVGMEGFENKPPHHLSGGQKKRVAIAGILAMQPEVIVLDEPTAGLDPVGASKIMKLLYDLNKKGMTIIISTHDVDLVPVYADKVYVMYDGKILKEGTPKEVFSDVETIRKANLRLPRVAHLIEILNKKDNIPIEWGFTIGEVRRNIVNYLKEKC, from the coding sequence ATGTATATAGTTGAAACAAAGGATTTATATTTTAGATATCCTGATGGAACAGCGGTTTTAAAAGGAATAAATTTTAAAGTAAAAAAAGGAGAAATGGTCTCTTTACTCGGCCCTAATGGAGCTGGAAAATCAACCTTATTTTTACACTTCAATGGAATTCTAAGACCTACAAAAGGAGAGGTTTTAATAAAAGGCAAGCCAATAAAATATGATAAAAAAAGCTTGGTGGAAGTTAGAAAGACGGTTGGATTGGTGTTTCAGAATCCCGATGATCAGATATTCGCCCCTACAGTTAAGGAGGACGTGGCATTTGGACCTTTAAATCTTGGCTTGCCTAAAGAAGAAGTTGAGAAGAGAGTTAAAGAGGCGTTAAAAGCTGTAGGAATGGAAGGTTTTGAAAATAAACCTCCTCATCATTTAAGTGGAGGACAAAAAAAGAGAGTGGCTATAGCAGGTATTTTAGCTATGCAGCCTGAGGTTATTGTTTTGGATGAACCAACAGCTGGCTTAGACCCTGTTGGAGCATCAAAAATAATGAAACTTCTATACGATTTGAATAAAAAGGGCATGACCATAATAATCTCAACGCATGATGTAGATTTAGTTCCTGTCTATGCTGACAAAGTTTATGTTATGTATGATGGAAAAATTTTGAAGGAGGGAACACCAAAAGAAGTTTTTAGCGATGTTGAGACTATAAGAAAGGCAAATTTAAGATTACCAAGGGTAGCTCATTTAATTGAAATTTTAAATAAAAAGGATAATATTCCAATTGAATGGGGATTTACAATTGGAGAGGTTAGGAGGAATATTGTAAATTATCTAAAAGAGAAATGTTAA
- the mvk gene encoding mevalonate kinase, translating into MIIETPSKVILFGEHAVVYGYRAISMAIDLTSTIEIKETQEDEIILNLNDLNKSLGLNLNEIKNINPNNFGDFKYCLCAIKNTLDYLNIEPKTGFKINISSKIPISCGLGSSASITIGTIKAVSGFYNKELKDDEIAKLGYMVEKEIQGKASITDTSTITYKGILEIKNNKFRKIKGEFEEFLKNCKFLIVYAEKRKKKTAELVNEVAKIENKDEIFKEIDKVIDEALKIKNKEDFGKLMTKNHELLKKLNISTPKLDRIVDIGNRFGFGAKLTGAGGGGCVIILVNEEKEKELLKELNKEDVRIFNCRMMN; encoded by the coding sequence ATGATAATTGAAACACCATCAAAAGTTATACTATTCGGAGAGCATGCAGTTGTTTATGGTTATAGAGCTATATCTATGGCTATTGATTTAACATCAACCATAGAAATAAAAGAAACACAAGAAGATGAGATAATTTTAAACCTAAATGACTTGAATAAAAGCTTAGGTTTGAACTTAAATGAGATAAAAAATATCAATCCAAATAACTTTGGAGATTTTAAATACTGCCTCTGTGCAATTAAAAACACTTTAGATTATTTAAATATAGAGCCAAAAACTGGTTTTAAAATTAACATTAGCTCAAAAATTCCAATAAGTTGTGGTTTGGGAAGCTCTGCCTCAATAACAATTGGAACTATAAAAGCTGTAAGTGGATTTTATAATAAAGAGCTTAAAGATGATGAGATTGCAAAACTTGGATATATGGTTGAGAAAGAAATCCAAGGTAAGGCAAGCATTACAGACACTTCGACAATAACGTATAAAGGTATCTTAGAAATAAAAAACAACAAGTTTAGAAAAATTAAAGGAGAGTTTGAAGAATTTTTAAAAAATTGCAAGTTTTTAATTGTTTATGCTGAAAAAAGGAAGAAAAAAACTGCTGAGTTAGTTAATGAAGTTGCCAAGATTGAAAATAAAGATGAGATATTTAAAGAGATAGACAAAGTTATTGATGAAGCTTTAAAAATCAAAAATAAAGAAGATTTTGGGAAATTGATGACTAAAAACCACGAGTTGTTAAAAAAGCTAAATATCTCAACACCAAAACTTGATAGAATTGTAGATATTGGGAATAGATTTGGTTTTGGGGCAAAATTAACTGGAGCTGGAGGGGGAGGATGTGTAATAATCTTAGTTAATGAAGAAAAAGAGAAAGAGCTTTTAAAAGAACTAAATAAAGAAGATGTAAGGATTTTTAACTGCAGAATGATGAATTAA
- the nifB gene encoding FeMo cofactor biosynthesis protein NifB codes for MDKNKMSKFAHITKVHPCFNEKIHDKVGRVHLPVAPRCNIACKFCRRSLGKEACEHRPGVALSVLKPEDVESYLNKVLKEIPNIKVVGIAGPGDSLFNKETFETLKIIDEKFPNLIKCLSTNGLLLNKYYKKLADLNVKTVTVTVNAIDPEILKEIVEWVYYDKKVHYGIEGAKILIENQIDGIKKAYDEDLIIKINTVLIPEINMNHVVDIAKELKDFVYIQNIIPLIPLYKMSHLRPPTCEELKKVREECEKYIPQFRACGQCRADAVGLIKERKILEEFFKEKNKKLNVFELKHFSH; via the coding sequence ATGGACAAAAATAAAATGTCAAAATTTGCCCATATAACAAAAGTTCATCCCTGCTTTAACGAAAAAATTCACGATAAAGTTGGAAGGGTTCATCTCCCAGTTGCTCCAAGATGTAATATTGCATGTAAGTTCTGCAGAAGGAGTTTGGGCAAAGAAGCATGTGAGCATAGACCAGGTGTGGCTTTATCAGTATTAAAACCAGAAGATGTTGAAAGTTATTTAAACAAGGTGTTGAAAGAGATTCCAAACATTAAGGTTGTTGGTATTGCTGGACCTGGAGATAGTTTATTTAATAAAGAGACATTTGAGACCTTAAAAATTATTGATGAAAAGTTCCCAAACCTTATAAAATGCCTCTCTACAAACGGTTTGCTTTTAAATAAATACTATAAAAAATTGGCTGATTTAAATGTAAAGACAGTTACTGTAACTGTGAATGCTATAGACCCAGAGATTTTGAAGGAAATAGTTGAATGGGTTTATTATGATAAAAAAGTCCATTATGGGATTGAAGGGGCAAAGATATTGATAGAGAATCAAATAGATGGGATAAAAAAAGCTTATGATGAAGATTTAATAATAAAGATTAATACCGTCTTAATTCCAGAGATAAATATGAATCATGTGGTAGATATAGCTAAAGAGTTGAAGGATTTTGTTTATATACAAAATATCATCCCTCTAATCCCCCTATATAAAATGAGCCATTTAAGACCTCCAACATGTGAAGAGCTAAAAAAAGTTAGAGAGGAATGTGAAAAATACATTCCACAGTTTAGAGCTTGTGGGCAGTGCAGAGCTGATGCAGTTGGTTTAATAAAAGAGAGGAAAATATTAGAAGAGTTCTTTAAAGAAAAAAACAAAAAACTCAATGTTTTTGAATTAAAGCACTTTTCTCATTAA
- the cbiM gene encoding cobalt ECF transporter S component CbiM yields MHIMEGYLPPMWCAVWWVLSGIVIAYGIVKLKKLLEESPEMKPLVAISGAYMFILSSLKMPSVTGSCSHPCGNGLGAVLFGVPITAVLAAIVLLFQALFLAHGGLTTLGANDFSMGIVGPAAAVIVYRLCMKAGLSSTVGIFFAALFGDWLTYVTTAVQLALAFPIPSFTAAFTKFIVIYAYTQVPLAIAEGILTVIIWDYIKKLRPDLLLKLGVVPEEELKPYLTPSPAGGE; encoded by the coding sequence TTGCACATAATGGAGGGATATCTCCCACCAATGTGGTGTGCAGTTTGGTGGGTTCTCTCAGGTATTGTAATTGCCTACGGTATTGTTAAATTAAAAAAACTACTTGAAGAAAGTCCAGAAATGAAGCCATTAGTTGCAATATCTGGGGCATACATGTTTATATTGAGTTCCTTAAAGATGCCATCAGTTACTGGAAGTTGTTCTCACCCATGTGGTAACGGTTTAGGGGCAGTGTTATTCGGTGTTCCAATAACTGCTGTGTTAGCGGCTATTGTTCTATTGTTCCAAGCGTTATTCTTAGCTCATGGAGGTTTAACAACACTTGGAGCTAACGATTTCTCAATGGGTATTGTTGGACCTGCCGCCGCAGTGATTGTATATAGATTATGTATGAAGGCAGGTTTAAGCTCTACAGTTGGAATATTCTTCGCGGCATTGTTTGGAGACTGGCTAACTTATGTCACAACTGCTGTTCAGTTAGCACTTGCATTCCCAATCCCTTCATTCACAGCGGCATTTACAAAATTCATTGTAATTTATGCATATACACAAGTTCCATTGGCAATTGCAGAAGGTATATTGACAGTTATAATATGGGACTACATTAAGAAATTAAGACCTGACTTATTGTTGAAGTTAGGAGTAGTTCCAGAAGAGGAGTTAAAACCATATTTAACCCCCTCTCCTGCAGGAGGTGAGTAA
- a CDS encoding YcaO-related McrA-glycine thioamidation protein — translation MDIKYKLASYRICSPEETFEKIQEALKKIETVEIKNIQHLDKVNIPVYYLKRRVVVDGKEGIAIHYGKGANDIQAKVSACMEAIERFSASYDKNKVKEKPDNPINVEDLILPQYADKNVKEWVEGIDIINNETIDVPADAVFYPTSGKLFRGNTNGLASGNNLDEAILHATLEIIERDAWSLADLARKIPTKINPEDAKNPLIHELIEKYEKAGVKIILKDLTSEFEIPVVAAISDDLSKNPLMLCVGVGCHLHPEIAILRALTEVAQSRASQLHGFRRDAKLREEFTSKIPYERLKRIHRKWFEFEGEINIADMPNNARYDLKKDLKFIKDKLSEFGFDKLIYVDLNKVGVDAVRVIIPKMEVYTIDRDRLSRRAFERVKKLYY, via the coding sequence ATGGATATAAAATATAAATTAGCAAGTTATAGAATTTGCTCCCCAGAAGAGACATTTGAAAAAATTCAAGAGGCATTGAAAAAGATTGAGACAGTAGAAATTAAAAATATACAGCATTTAGATAAAGTAAATATCCCTGTCTATTATTTAAAAAGGAGAGTTGTTGTAGATGGGAAAGAGGGAATAGCCATACACTATGGAAAGGGGGCTAATGATATCCAGGCAAAGGTCTCTGCATGCATGGAGGCGATAGAGAGGTTTTCAGCAAGTTATGATAAAAATAAAGTTAAAGAAAAGCCAGATAATCCAATAAATGTTGAAGATTTAATATTGCCCCAATATGCAGATAAAAATGTTAAAGAATGGGTTGAAGGGATTGATATCATAAATAATGAAACTATAGATGTCCCAGCAGACGCTGTTTTCTACCCAACATCTGGAAAATTATTTAGAGGCAACACTAACGGCTTAGCAAGTGGAAACAACTTAGATGAGGCAATTTTACATGCTACTCTGGAGATTATTGAAAGGGATGCATGGAGTTTGGCAGATTTAGCAAGAAAAATCCCAACAAAGATAAATCCTGAAGATGCAAAAAACCCATTAATCCATGAATTGATTGAGAAATATGAAAAAGCTGGTGTTAAGATAATTTTAAAGGATTTAACATCAGAGTTTGAGATTCCAGTTGTTGCTGCAATAAGTGATGATTTAAGTAAAAACCCTCTAATGCTGTGTGTTGGTGTTGGATGCCACTTACATCCAGAGATAGCTATTTTGAGAGCTTTGACTGAAGTGGCTCAAAGTAGAGCCTCTCAATTACACGGGTTTAGGAGAGACGCTAAATTGAGAGAAGAATTTACATCAAAAATTCCTTATGAGAGATTGAAAAGAATACATAGAAAGTGGTTTGAGTTTGAGGGGGAGATAAATATTGCAGATATGCCAAACAATGCAAGATATGATTTAAAGAAGGATTTAAAGTTTATAAAAGATAAACTTTCAGAATTTGGATTTGATAAATTGATATATGTAGATTTAAATAAGGTTGGGGTAGATGCTGTAAGAGTAATAATCCCAAAAATGGAAGTTTACACCATAGATAGGGATAGATTATCAAGAAGAGCTTTTGAAAGGGTTAAAAAGCTTTATTATTAA
- a CDS encoding tRNA(Ile)(2)-agmatinylcytidine synthase, whose protein sequence is MFIGIDDTDSPNKYCTTYIATLLIEELKGCGYSVDMPKLIRMNPMVKYKTRGNGGVAIHILDELYSKDKEEIKNITISLVEKYTDFECENTNPGIVFLDEAKYKENREKLTNYYKKVLYDIVSVDYAEKFILKVGGEFIKYKLGRGIIGALGAISSTPPYTYELLAYRKKEMWGKKREIDEKSVIEMDKETFPYTFDNYDYENEKILIAPNTPCPVLFGIRGIDAEILLKAMHKIEGEKPERFMIFKTNHGTDVHLRKMNIKDIYPNTGVIVYGRVVEEPRDIEGGHVIFKLSDGTGEIDCMAYEPTKGFRDIIRKLIVGDYIAVYGTVREKPLGINIEKIKILKLEKKFVKDKRCPYCGGTLKAKGKKAGYKCKKCKKTIAYDEIKMIEVERDLKTGFYEVPGSARRHLSKPIQLIDLI, encoded by the coding sequence ATGTTTATTGGCATTGATGATACAGACAGCCCAAATAAATACTGCACTACTTATATAGCGACATTATTAATAGAGGAGTTAAAAGGTTGTGGCTATAGCGTAGATATGCCAAAACTCATCAGAATGAATCCAATGGTCAAATATAAGACAAGAGGTAACGGAGGAGTGGCAATACATATATTAGATGAGTTATATTCAAAAGATAAAGAGGAGATTAAAAATATAACCATTAGTTTGGTTGAGAAATATACAGATTTTGAATGTGAAAATACAAACCCAGGCATTGTATTTTTAGACGAAGCAAAATACAAAGAAAATAGAGAAAAACTTACCAACTATTACAAAAAAGTTCTTTATGACATAGTTAGCGTTGATTATGCTGAAAAATTTATCTTAAAAGTTGGAGGGGAGTTTATAAAATATAAGTTAGGGAGGGGTATAATTGGAGCTTTGGGGGCTATATCATCAACTCCCCCATACACATATGAGCTTTTAGCTTATAGAAAAAAAGAGATGTGGGGAAAAAAGAGAGAGATTGATGAAAAAAGTGTCATAGAAATGGATAAGGAAACTTTTCCTTATACCTTTGACAACTATGATTATGAGAATGAAAAAATCTTAATAGCTCCAAACACACCATGCCCTGTTTTATTTGGAATTAGAGGAATTGATGCTGAAATCCTATTAAAGGCCATGCATAAAATTGAAGGAGAAAAACCTGAAAGATTTATGATTTTTAAAACAAATCATGGAACCGACGTGCATTTAAGGAAGATGAATATTAAAGACATCTACCCAAACACTGGAGTTATTGTTTATGGAAGAGTTGTAGAGGAGCCGAGAGATATAGAGGGAGGACATGTAATATTTAAACTCTCAGATGGAACTGGAGAAATCGATTGTATGGCTTATGAACCAACAAAAGGATTTAGAGATATTATAAGAAAGCTGATAGTTGGTGATTACATAGCTGTTTATGGAACTGTGAGGGAGAAGCCATTAGGGATAAATATTGAAAAAATAAAAATCTTAAAGTTGGAGAAGAAATTTGTTAAAGATAAGAGATGCCCATACTGTGGAGGCACGTTAAAAGCAAAGGGTAAAAAAGCTGGATACAAATGCAAAAAATGTAAAAAAACTATTGCCTATGATGAAATTAAAATGATAGAGGTTGAGAGAGATTTAAAAACTGGATTTTATGAAGTGCCTGGCTCTGCACGAAGGCATTTAAGTAAGCCAATACAGTTAATAGATTTAATTTAA
- a CDS encoding energy-coupling factor ABC transporter substrate-binding protein, with product METKHIILLAIVAIIIALPLIIYAGKGEEEGYFGGSDDQGCEVVEELGYKPWFHPIWEPPSGEIESLLFALQAAIGAIIIGYYIGYYNAKRQVAA from the coding sequence ATGGAAACAAAACATATAATTTTATTGGCAATAGTTGCAATAATTATTGCCTTACCTTTAATAATCTATGCAGGTAAAGGTGAAGAAGAAGGATACTTTGGTGGTTCTGACGACCAGGGTTGTGAAGTTGTGGAGGAATTAGGATATAAACCATGGTTCCATCCAATATGGGAACCACCAAGCGGAGAAATTGAAAGTTTATTGTTTGCTTTACAAGCAGCTATTGGAGCAATAATTATCGGTTACTATATCGGCTATTACAACGCAAAAAGACAAGTAGCTGCTTAA
- the cbiQ gene encoding cobalt ECF transporter T component CbiQ: protein MKHNIVDNVAFSNKLRHVNPKLKVIFALSLLLISVFSTSFIVPLIIFFINSILLLFKAKVPKKIYAVFVGIPLGFGILNLVIFAFLFGTVEWFKINVFGFEIPVYKDGIELGLLLFGRMLGGVSSMLFLAFTTPMVELFYIFRELKMPDVLVDMMMLIYRYIFVLYEEYEKMKFAQESRLGTSNLKSTYKSLGALAAHLFIRAWEKGEKLNITMMSRCYDGKIKLLQTIENPSIKYILFIAIFDIFLIILAYLTKDFTLTSYIKI, encoded by the coding sequence ATGAAGCATAACATTGTTGATAATGTTGCTTTTAGTAACAAATTGAGGCATGTTAATCCAAAATTAAAGGTTATATTTGCCCTATCTTTACTTTTAATATCTGTTTTTTCAACTTCGTTTATAGTTCCATTAATAATATTTTTTATAAATTCAATACTACTACTGTTTAAAGCAAAAGTCCCAAAGAAGATTTATGCCGTGTTTGTAGGTATTCCTCTTGGATTCGGTATATTAAATTTAGTAATATTTGCATTTTTATTTGGGACAGTTGAATGGTTTAAAATAAATGTTTTTGGCTTTGAAATTCCTGTGTATAAAGATGGGATTGAATTAGGACTTTTATTATTTGGAAGAATGCTTGGTGGAGTTAGTAGCATGTTATTTTTGGCTTTTACAACACCAATGGTTGAATTATTTTATATATTTAGAGAGTTGAAGATGCCCGATGTTTTAGTTGATATGATGATGCTTATATATAGATACATCTTTGTTTTATATGAAGAATATGAAAAGATGAAATTTGCTCAGGAATCAAGATTAGGAACCTCAAACTTAAAATCAACATACAAATCTCTTGGTGCCTTAGCCGCTCATTTGTTTATTAGAGCATGGGAAAAGGGAGAAAAACTAAATATTACAATGATGTCAAGATGTTATGATGGAAAAATAAAGTTATTGCAAACAATTGAAAATCCCTCAATTAAATATATCTTATTCATTGCAATATTCGATATATTTTTAATAATATTGGCTTATTTAACAAAGGACTTTACACTAACATCATACATAAAAATTTAG
- a CDS encoding HoxN/HupN/NixA family nickel/cobalt transporter translates to MVMIMELLYAITAFILGMLHALEPGHGKSVVAAYILGTKADLKDAILLGTTITISHTAVIFLLGILSIYLLESLNVDVVHDMMSVVGGLILIAVGIWIIRSYLHPHEHKVDTKKGVITLGLSAGLVPCPAALAVLLLSISSGNLIDGLIYVAIFSIGLAISLTGLAVAFVESKELIKKYVGNRKVSKLPLISGSIIILIGLYTIAHPILEHAIV, encoded by the coding sequence ATGGTGATGATTATGGAACTTTTATACGCAATCACTGCATTCATACTCGGAATGTTGCATGCTTTAGAGCCAGGACATGGAAAAAGTGTTGTTGCCGCCTATATATTGGGAACTAAAGCAGATTTAAAAGATGCCATCCTATTAGGAACTACAATAACCATATCCCACACAGCAGTAATATTTTTATTAGGAATCTTATCAATTTATTTATTGGAGAGCTTAAATGTTGATGTAGTTCATGATATGATGAGCGTTGTTGGAGGTTTAATATTAATTGCCGTAGGAATTTGGATAATAAGAAGTTATCTTCACCCACATGAACATAAAGTAGATACAAAAAAGGGAGTTATCACTTTAGGATTATCTGCTGGCTTAGTTCCATGCCCAGCAGCTTTAGCGGTTTTATTATTATCAATATCATCAGGAAATTTAATTGATGGCTTAATTTATGTTGCGATATTTAGCATTGGGCTGGCAATCTCATTAACTGGCTTAGCAGTTGCCTTTGTTGAAAGTAAGGAATTGATTAAAAAATATGTTGGAAATAGAAAAGTATCAAAACTTCCTCTAATAAGTGGCAGCATTATAATATTGATTGGATTATATACTATAGCCCATCCAATTCTTGAACATGCGATTGTTTAA